One segment of Triticum aestivum cultivar Chinese Spring chromosome 2A, IWGSC CS RefSeq v2.1, whole genome shotgun sequence DNA contains the following:
- the LOC123184759 gene encoding universal stress protein YxiE translates to MMAGIEAASAAAAAEASPVEEGTTNKTVVLVGVDDSDHSYRALEWAVRYVAETAGPGAPVELVVVHAKPAVSSVVTLGGPAAAGDVVRYVDADLRRRAEEVVDRARRLCAANSVQGVVKVIDGEPRYVLCNAVEKHHADLLVVGSHGYGAIKRAFLGSVSDYCAHHAHCSVMIVKQPKPKE, encoded by the exons ATGATGGCGGGGATCGAGGCAgcgtctgcggcggcggcggcggaggccagtCCGGTGGAGGAGGGGACGACCAACAAGACGGTGGTGCTGGTCGGCGTGGACGACAGCGACCACAGCTACCGCGCGCTCGAGTGGGCCGTGCGTTACGTGGCGGAGACGGCCGGCCCCGGGGCGCCGGTGGAGCTCGTCGTCGTCCACGCCAAGCCGGCCGTGTCCTCCGTCGTCACGCTCGGCGGCCCCG CCGCCGCCGGGGACGTGGTGAGGTACGTGGACGCGGACCTGCGCAGGAGGGCCGAGGAGGTCGTCGACAGGGCTCGCCGCCTCTGCGCCGCCAACTCG GTGCAGGGAGTGGTGAAGGTGATCGACGGGGAGCCGAGGTACGTGCTCTGCAACGCCGTCGAGAAGCACCACGCCGActtgctcgtcgtcggcagccatGGCTACGGCGCCATCAAGAG GGCATTTCTTGGGAGCGTGAGCGACTACTGCGCCCACCACGCGCACTGCTCCGTCATGATAGTCAAGCAGCCCAAGCCCAAGGAATGA